One region of Eupeodes corollae chromosome 1, idEupCoro1.1, whole genome shotgun sequence genomic DNA includes:
- the LOC129943010 gene encoding uncharacterized protein LOC129943010 produces the protein MPGTNDQPVNAKADAPTDNSMEALEAQLQDLQQQVLSQQALAQAARGTEVESSHAQVRPPPFWRENVKLWFAQLEAQFTLVNLRSDARKFNLVIAHLDQTTATEVQDVIINPPQGNAYVRLKEELISRLAPSRDTQIRQMLDREQLGDRKPSQFLRRLKDLAGGTMTDDALKAIWIDRLPVQTQSILAAHPPGTAENPTNLDNLGLIADRINDVIPQQQVASTSSHPNPSFLSLSEKVEQLAKQVEAMYTNRGDQNRRLARSRSRSRARQNRYPTPTSNEKKNNNQTRFCYFHRNWGSKARNCRPPCDFNQQAGNENGCH, from the coding sequence ATGCCTGGAACCAACGACCAACCTGTGAACGCTAAAGCTGATGCTCCGACAGACAATTCAATGGAAGCATTGGAAGCGCAATTGCAAGATCTCCAGCAACAAGTACTTTCCCAGCAGGCTCTAGCACAAGCAGCTAGAGGTACGGAGGTTGAATCTAGCCATGCTCAAGTGCGACCACCACCTTTTTGGCGAGAAAATGTGAAGCTCTGGTTCGCTCAACTCGAAGCACAGTTTACATTGGTGAATTTGCGATCTGATGCCCGAAAGTTTAACCTCGTCATTGCTCATCTGGATCAGACCACAGCCACAGAAGTACAAGACGTCATCATCAATCCACCACAAGGTAATGCATATGTTCGATTAAAAGAAGAACTTATTTCTCGTTTGGCCCCATCTAGAGACACACAGATTAGGCAAATGCTAGATCGAGAACAGCTAGGTGACAGGAAACCGTCTCAGTTTCTTCGACGATTGAAGGATTTAGCTGGCGGTACAATGACTGACGATGCTTTAAAGGCAATTTGGATTGATAGATTGCCTGTCCAAACACAATCTATACTTGCTGCACATCCTCCTGGTACAGCTGAAAATCCAACAAATCTTGATAACCTTGGTCTCATCGCTGACAGAATCAACGACGTCATTCCACAGCAACAAGTTGCCAGCACATCTAGCCACCCAAATCCTTCATTTTTGAGTCTCTCAGAGAAAGTGGAACAACTGGCTAAGCAAGTTGAAGCCATGTACACGAACCGAGGAGACCAAAATCGCAGGCTGGCAAGATCGAGATCACGCTCTCGTGCTAGGCAAAACAGATATCCAACACCAACTTCGAACgagaagaaaaacaacaatcaaACTCGTTTTTGCTATTTCCATCGTAACTGGGGATCTAAAGCAAGAAATTGCCGCCCACCATGTGATTTCAACCAGCAAGCGGGAAACGAAAACGGATGTCATTGA